From the Saimiri boliviensis isolate mSaiBol1 chromosome X, mSaiBol1.pri, whole genome shotgun sequence genome, one window contains:
- the LOC141582698 gene encoding UPF0669 protein C6orf120 homolog, translating to MAAPRGRAAPWTTALLLLLASQVLSPGSCADEEEVPEEWVLLHVVQGQIGAGNYSYLRRNHEGKIVLRMRSLKGDADLYVSASSLHPSFDDYELQPATCGPDAVSIPAHFRRPVGIGVYGHPSHLESEFEMKVYYDGTVEQHPFDEAAYPADSADAGQKHARAPEDASQEEESVLWTILISILKLVLEILF from the coding sequence ATGGCCGCTCCCCGCGGGAGGGCCGCACCCTGGACGACCgccctgctgctgctcctggcctCGCAGGTCCTATCCCCGGGGAGCTGCGCAGACGAGGAGGAGGTGCCGGAGGAGTGGGTGCTTCTGCACGTCGTCCAGGGCCAGATAGGCGCCGGGAACTACAGCTACCTGCGGCGGAACCACGAGGGCAAGATCGTCCTCAGGATGCGCAGCCTCAAGGGCGACGCGGACCTCTACGTCTCTGCCAGCAGCCTGCACCCCAGCTTCGACGACTACGAGCTGCAGCCGGCCACCTGCGGCCCGGACGCCGTGTCGATCCCCGCGCACTTCCGGCGCCCAGTGGGCATCGGTGTCTACGGACACCCGTCCCACCTGGAGAGCGAGTTCGAGATGAAGGTATACTATGACGGCACGGTCGAGCAGCACCCGTTCGACGAGGCCGCCTACCCCGCTGACAGCGCAGATGCCGGCCAGAAGCACGCTCGTGCGCCAGAAGATGCCTCGCAAGAGGAGGAATCTGTTCTCTGGACGATATTAATTAGCATTTTGAAGCTAGTACTTGAAATTCTCTTTTGA